The following proteins are co-located in the Pedobacter frigiditerrae genome:
- a CDS encoding family 43 glycosylhydrolase, which yields MKRLKNYSVIVALFLLISAITKAQTNNIKNDVFWKTKDGKPINSQGGGIFKFVDPKTGIKKYYWYGVNYAEADKYRIDPSITQPKATFESVTCYTSTDLVNWTFENDVLTKAETNKTSKTWVGRLGVAYIKQLKKYAMFVQHGGKVLITVSDTPAGEFTWHQEISMLEMIGTTNTGDQTVFTDEDTGKSYLVYSYGRGRNKIYVSEIGVKDGKVNLLDCTQIFKGESREGNCMFKYNGKYYMFASNIYGWDGSLAYYLVSDNIRGPYTPTNNMLVMKGSEADYAHITQTGFFVNVKGSEQETVIYCGDRWADFAGNGLGYNQWFPISFDGKTPYFNSLNSWNLDAKTGKWNVAKDNDYVRNGSFEADRKRIPSVVKPVQTQLTGWTTQIIEGNKISLDSANSPDLNYFNTEADRKVVIGEKSLYINDKVNFKRKVFQIITSTPYVKLPDGTYTLTAKVKNNNGFNKLEVYALSNGKTFNYLVKEENANWKTITIKNVAIKAGKVEIGFLAEGKANAFCRVDDVSLIKVQ from the coding sequence ATGAAAAGGTTAAAAAATTATTCAGTAATAGTTGCATTATTTTTATTGATTAGTGCAATTACTAAAGCCCAAACAAATAACATCAAAAACGATGTCTTTTGGAAAACCAAAGATGGCAAACCAATAAATAGTCAAGGTGGTGGGATATTTAAATTTGTCGACCCAAAAACAGGCATAAAAAAATATTACTGGTATGGCGTTAACTACGCAGAGGCGGATAAATATCGAATCGACCCTTCTATCACACAACCAAAAGCTACATTCGAATCTGTTACTTGTTATACTTCTACAGATTTAGTGAACTGGACTTTTGAAAATGATGTTTTAACAAAGGCCGAAACAAATAAGACCAGTAAAACTTGGGTTGGTCGTTTAGGTGTTGCCTATATTAAACAATTGAAAAAGTATGCCATGTTTGTTCAGCATGGCGGAAAAGTCTTGATAACAGTTTCTGATACACCAGCTGGCGAATTTACTTGGCATCAAGAAATTAGTATGCTGGAGATGATTGGAACCACCAATACGGGCGACCAAACCGTATTTACAGATGAAGATACTGGAAAATCTTACCTCGTTTATTCTTATGGCAGGGGCCGAAATAAAATCTATGTTTCTGAAATAGGTGTAAAAGATGGAAAAGTTAACTTGTTAGATTGCACACAAATATTCAAGGGCGAAAGTCGTGAGGGTAATTGTATGTTTAAATACAACGGCAAGTATTACATGTTTGCTTCAAATATCTACGGATGGGACGGTTCTCTTGCCTATTATCTGGTTTCTGATAACATTAGAGGGCCTTACACACCAACCAACAATATGTTAGTGATGAAAGGTAGTGAGGCAGATTACGCACATATAACACAAACCGGTTTTTTTGTAAATGTAAAAGGTAGCGAACAAGAAACTGTTATTTATTGTGGCGACCGTTGGGCAGATTTTGCAGGTAACGGTTTAGGTTATAATCAATGGTTTCCAATTTCATTTGATGGTAAAACACCCTATTTTAACTCACTTAATTCTTGGAATTTAGATGCTAAAACAGGCAAATGGAATGTGGCCAAAGATAATGATTACGTGAGAAACGGAAGTTTTGAAGCCGATAGAAAACGTATTCCGAGTGTTGTTAAACCTGTACAAACACAATTAACAGGATGGACAACACAAATTATTGAAGGCAATAAAATTAGTCTGGATAGCGCTAACTCGCCAGACTTAAATTATTTTAATACAGAAGCCGACAGGAAAGTGGTGATAGGCGAAAAAAGTCTATACATCAACGATAAAGTAAACTTTAAACGTAAGGTATTTCAAATTATAACTTCAACGCCTTATGTAAAATTACCAGATGGAACTTATACGTTAACTGCTAAAGTAAAAAACAACAATGGTTTTAATAAGCTTGAGGTATATGCTTTAAGCAATGGCAAAACCTTTAATTATCTTGTTAAGGAAGAAAATGCAAACTGGAAAACCATAACCATAAAAAACGTTGCCATAAAAGCTGGTAAAGTAGAAATTGGATTTTTAGCTGAAGGAAAAGCAAATGCTTTTTGTCGTGTTGATGATGTGTCGCTAATTAAAGTTCAGTAG
- a CDS encoding chondroitinase-B domain-containing protein, whose protein sequence is MKKIILYLLLLCATPQVILAKSYQIKSEKEFKDILSKLVAGDEVIIANGNYTNWNIEIPNKGTSAKPIFIKAQEISKVTFSGDINQTLFKLAGDYIILSGITFKKCTLLKGGGLIELKNSVNCQITNCLFLENTVKTQFTPLVIVSGNGKNNKIDNCTFTANVDNQDLQVKITKESCPQNTLIEKNIFTNKQKVSWKNGNGGECVQIGQDPVLLGLQEAKTIVRENKFINCNGESEVISNKSSGNSYLKNYFENNDGELVMRGGHDCIIDGNTFKGGTGGIRINGSGHTITNNKITNIKTAIRLMYGMGKGKQEIGFYIVASNCVISNNQISNATTGILVGDSKEVDWTGKFDTVRYPSPVMQSIAPFDNKISGNTFLNTKTEQVNQ, encoded by the coding sequence ATGAAAAAAATTATTCTTTATTTGTTATTGCTTTGCGCCACTCCACAAGTAATTTTAGCTAAATCTTACCAAATCAAATCTGAAAAAGAGTTTAAGGATATCCTATCAAAATTAGTAGCTGGTGATGAAGTTATCATCGCCAATGGCAATTATACAAATTGGAACATAGAAATACCTAATAAAGGTACTTCAGCCAAACCAATATTTATAAAAGCACAAGAAATTAGCAAGGTTACTTTTTCTGGTGATATCAATCAAACCTTATTTAAACTGGCTGGCGATTATATTATTTTAAGTGGAATAACTTTTAAAAAATGTACACTATTAAAAGGTGGTGGTTTAATAGAACTTAAAAATTCGGTAAATTGTCAAATTACCAATTGCCTGTTTTTAGAAAACACAGTGAAGACACAATTTACACCATTAGTAATAGTTTCTGGAAACGGGAAAAACAATAAAATTGACAATTGCACCTTTACTGCTAATGTAGACAATCAAGATTTACAAGTTAAAATAACTAAGGAAAGTTGCCCGCAAAACACTTTAATTGAAAAAAATATTTTCACCAATAAACAAAAAGTAAGTTGGAAAAACGGCAATGGAGGCGAATGTGTTCAAATTGGTCAAGACCCAGTTTTATTAGGCTTACAAGAAGCAAAAACTATCGTCAGGGAAAACAAATTCATCAATTGCAACGGAGAAAGTGAAGTAATCAGCAACAAAAGTAGTGGCAACAGTTACCTAAAAAATTACTTCGAAAATAATGATGGAGAACTGGTGATGCGTGGTGGTCACGATTGCATTATTGATGGTAATACTTTTAAAGGTGGTACCGGCGGAATTAGAATAAATGGTTCAGGACATACCATTACGAACAATAAAATAACCAACATTAAAACTGCTATTAGACTGATGTATGGAATGGGAAAGGGTAAACAAGAAATTGGTTTTTATATTGTAGCGAGTAATTGTGTGATTAGCAATAATCAAATATCAAATGCCACAACCGGCATTTTAGTTGGCGACAGTAAGGAAGTAGATTGGACGGGCAAATTCGATACAGTAAGATATCCTTCACCTGTTATGCAAAGCATTGCCCCTTTTGATAATAAAATATCGGGCAATACTTTTTTAAATACAAAGACAGAACAGGTAAACCAATAA
- a CDS encoding GH39 family glycosyl hydrolase, translated as MRLLNKTSLIILLILASTQISNAQNKANIEVNFDKKIEEMKPIWAWFGYDEPNYTYMKDGQKLLTDISKFSPVPVYVRAHNLLTTGDGTPALKWGSTNAYTEDANGNPVYNWKIVDQIFDTYVKRGMKPLAQIGFMPEALSIKPNPYQHKWKPGVKYDEILTGWAYPPKDYKKWGNLVYEWVKHCVERYGQKEVESWYWEVWNEPDGAYWKSTQKDFFKLYDYAADGLKRALPTAKIGGANVTGGGSKYLDAFIKHCLKDTNYVTGKIGSPLDAVLFHAKGSPRVVNGTVVMNIRTELRNVNDNYKVISKYPELKNIPVIIGEFDPEGCAACGMSTNPENAYRNGTMYSSYTAASFARLYELTTQYKINLLGAVSWSFEFENQPWFAGFRDLATNGVNKPVLNVFRMFAMMKGDRVDVKSDQMYNLKLVLDSSIRKPVPDIGVLAAKAENSATVMIWNYHDEDKKGANDMVSVSLNGLNKKVVTITQYRIDDLNSNSYEEWKKMGSPPSPTTAQIATLEKASLLKTIGKPIKFDTKSGPFKFELGRQGISLLKID; from the coding sequence ATGAGATTATTAAACAAAACAAGCCTTATCATTTTATTGATTTTGGCATCAACTCAAATAAGCAATGCGCAAAACAAGGCTAATATTGAGGTTAACTTCGATAAAAAAATCGAAGAGATGAAACCCATCTGGGCGTGGTTTGGTTATGATGAGCCTAATTATACTTACATGAAAGATGGTCAGAAATTACTGACTGATATTTCAAAATTTAGTCCGGTTCCTGTTTATGTAAGAGCACATAATTTATTAACCACTGGAGATGGAACACCTGCTTTAAAATGGGGCTCGACCAATGCTTACACTGAAGATGCAAACGGCAATCCTGTTTATAATTGGAAAATAGTTGATCAAATATTCGATACTTATGTAAAAAGAGGGATGAAACCTTTGGCGCAAATTGGTTTTATGCCCGAAGCCTTGTCTATTAAACCAAATCCTTACCAACATAAATGGAAACCTGGTGTAAAATACGATGAGATTCTTACCGGTTGGGCTTATCCACCTAAGGATTATAAAAAATGGGGCAATTTAGTTTACGAATGGGTTAAACATTGTGTAGAAAGATATGGCCAAAAGGAAGTAGAGAGTTGGTATTGGGAAGTTTGGAATGAACCAGACGGTGCTTATTGGAAAAGTACACAAAAAGATTTCTTTAAACTATACGATTATGCCGCTGATGGACTAAAAAGAGCTTTACCGACTGCAAAAATTGGTGGAGCCAACGTAACTGGTGGCGGAAGTAAATATTTGGATGCCTTTATCAAACATTGTTTAAAAGACACGAACTATGTTACTGGTAAAATCGGTTCGCCGTTAGATGCAGTGTTATTTCACGCTAAAGGCTCACCAAGGGTAGTTAATGGCACAGTGGTGATGAATATTAGAACCGAGCTTAGAAATGTAAACGACAACTATAAAGTCATCAGTAAATATCCAGAGCTTAAGAACATTCCAGTAATTATTGGCGAGTTTGACCCAGAGGGATGTGCTGCTTGCGGGATGTCTACCAATCCAGAAAATGCTTACAGAAATGGAACGATGTATTCCAGTTACACCGCAGCATCTTTTGCAAGGTTATATGAATTAACCACGCAATATAAAATTAACCTTTTAGGTGCTGTAAGTTGGTCATTCGAGTTTGAAAATCAACCTTGGTTTGCTGGTTTTAGGGATTTAGCTACTAATGGTGTAAACAAACCTGTATTAAATGTTTTCAGAATGTTTGCCATGATGAAAGGCGATAGAGTTGATGTAAAAAGCGACCAAATGTATAATCTCAAACTTGTTTTAGATTCGAGTATTAGAAAGCCTGTACCAGACATTGGGGTTTTGGCAGCAAAGGCTGAAAATTCTGCAACGGTAATGATTTGGAATTACCACGACGAAGATAAAAAAGGAGCTAATGACATGGTCTCAGTTTCTTTAAATGGTTTAAACAAAAAAGTGGTTACCATTACTCAATATCGTATTGATGATCTAAATAGCAACTCTTACGAAGAATGGAAAAAGATGGGTTCTCCTCCAAGTCCAACTACAGCACAGATTGCAACATTAGAAAAGGCAAGTTTGTTAAAGACAATTGGCAAACCCATTAAATTCGATACTAAATCTGGTCCTTTTAAATTTGAATTAGGCAGACAAGGTATTTCCTTATTAAAGATAGATTGA
- a CDS encoding MaoC family dehydratase encodes MVVVNSYEEFEAHLGKEIGISQWHTIDQDQINKFADATLDHQWIHTDEEKAKNEGPFKATIAHGYLTLSLIPYLWKQIADIRNIKMEINYGIESFKFGQAVVVNSEVQLKAKLQSITNLRGITKVVIQAVLIIKDQPKPAYTGDVMFLYHFN; translated from the coding sequence ATGGTAGTAGTAAATAGTTACGAAGAATTTGAAGCGCATTTAGGTAAAGAAATTGGTATTTCTCAATGGCATACCATTGATCAAGATCAGATCAATAAATTTGCAGATGCAACCCTTGATCATCAATGGATACACACTGATGAGGAAAAAGCCAAAAATGAAGGTCCATTTAAAGCTACTATTGCTCACGGTTATTTAACCTTGTCGTTAATCCCGTATTTATGGAAACAGATTGCAGATATTCGCAATATTAAAATGGAAATTAACTATGGTATAGAAAGCTTTAAATTCGGACAAGCAGTTGTTGTAAATAGCGAAGTTCAATTAAAAGCAAAACTTCAATCTATAACTAATTTAAGAGGTATTACGAAGGTTGTAATTCAAGCTGTATTAATCATTAAAGATCAACCCAAACCTGCTTATACGGGTGATGTAATGTTCTTATATCACTTTAACTAA
- a CDS encoding family 43 glycosylhydrolase, whose protein sequence is MKNTLLATLSLFLFISTADAQTDTLNAPATVLPGVYADPHIAAFGKKFYIYPTTDGSEGWKATSFTAWSSKDLVKWKSEKVILDLPRDISWAKERAWAPAIAYKNGKYYYYFSADVNIGVAVADKPTGPFKDALGKPLVKKGALKGQMIDPMVFVDDDGTAYLYFGQGNCNIVKLNDDMISYDATKIISIKPKGYNEGSFVFKRNGKYYLSWSEFDTRDPRYSVAYAVSDSPMGPFVKAEQNPILKGKGVVKGAGHHSIMQVPGKDEFYIAYHRFKIPGGNGYNRETAISPLRFDDKGNILPVNVFEKVKSVKIK, encoded by the coding sequence ATGAAAAATACATTATTAGCAACATTGAGTCTTTTCCTGTTTATCTCAACAGCTGATGCGCAAACAGATACTTTAAATGCACCTGCTACAGTTTTGCCTGGTGTGTATGCAGATCCTCATATTGCTGCTTTTGGTAAAAAGTTTTACATCTATCCAACTACCGATGGTTCAGAAGGATGGAAGGCAACAAGTTTTACAGCTTGGTCTTCTAAAGATTTGGTTAAATGGAAGTCTGAAAAAGTGATATTAGATTTACCAAGAGACATTAGTTGGGCAAAAGAGCGAGCTTGGGCACCTGCCATTGCTTATAAAAATGGTAAATACTATTACTACTTCTCTGCCGATGTAAATATTGGTGTCGCAGTGGCTGATAAACCAACTGGGCCGTTTAAGGACGCATTGGGAAAACCTCTTGTAAAAAAAGGAGCTTTAAAAGGCCAAATGATAGATCCAATGGTTTTTGTAGATGATGATGGCACTGCTTATTTATACTTCGGACAAGGGAACTGTAACATTGTAAAATTGAACGATGACATGATTTCTTATGATGCAACTAAAATCATATCAATTAAACCAAAAGGATATAACGAAGGTTCTTTTGTGTTTAAAAGAAACGGAAAATATTATTTAAGCTGGTCTGAATTTGATACCCGCGACCCAAGATATTCTGTAGCTTATGCCGTTTCAGATTCGCCAATGGGACCATTTGTTAAAGCAGAACAAAACCCAATTTTAAAAGGTAAAGGTGTTGTAAAAGGCGCTGGTCACCATTCTATTATGCAGGTTCCAGGCAAAGATGAATTTTATATTGCTTACCATCGCTTTAAAATTCCAGGTGGTAATGGTTACAACCGTGAAACCGCAATTTCACCTTTGAGATTTGACGATAAGGGGAATATTTTACCTGTTAATGTTTTTGAAAAAGTAAAGTCAGTTAAGATTAAGTAA
- the mgrA gene encoding L-glyceraldehyde 3-phosphate reductase, with the protein MPYQPQKNRYQAMQYRRCGNSGLKLSALSLGLWHNFGFVNQIENSRNILHTAFDNGITHFDLANNYGPPPGSAEEVFGKILKSDFSNYRDEMIISTKAGYTMWDGPYGDFGSKKYLVSSLDQSLKRMQLDYVDIFYHHRPDPETPLEETMAALDLIVRQGKALYVGISNYKAEEAEKAIDILQKLGTPCLIHQPKYSMFERWVEDGLMDVLGDKGVGCIPFSPLAQGLLTDKYLDGIPADSRVATSGVFLNQNSITPEKIEKVKKLNEIAQNRGQKLVHMALAWLLKDERVTSVLIGASKPAQVTDAIECLANISFSKEELNGIENILNG; encoded by the coding sequence ATGCCTTATCAACCTCAAAAAAATCGTTATCAAGCTATGCAATATCGCCGTTGCGGTAATAGCGGATTAAAATTATCTGCCCTTTCCCTAGGTTTATGGCATAATTTCGGTTTTGTCAACCAAATTGAAAATAGTAGGAATATTCTTCATACTGCATTTGACAACGGCATTACGCATTTCGATTTGGCTAATAATTATGGCCCACCTCCTGGCTCTGCCGAAGAGGTTTTTGGTAAAATACTCAAATCAGATTTTTCTAATTACAGAGATGAAATGATTATTTCTACAAAAGCAGGTTATACCATGTGGGATGGCCCTTATGGCGATTTTGGCTCTAAGAAATATTTGGTTTCTAGCCTCGACCAAAGTTTGAAACGTATGCAACTGGATTATGTAGATATATTTTATCACCACAGACCAGATCCCGAAACACCATTGGAAGAAACAATGGCAGCATTAGATTTAATTGTTCGTCAGGGTAAGGCATTGTACGTAGGTATTTCTAATTATAAGGCAGAAGAGGCTGAAAAAGCAATTGATATTTTGCAAAAACTAGGTACGCCTTGTTTAATTCATCAACCTAAATATTCTATGTTTGAGCGTTGGGTAGAAGATGGCTTAATGGACGTTTTAGGAGATAAAGGGGTAGGCTGTATTCCTTTTTCGCCTTTGGCACAAGGGTTATTGACCGATAAATATTTAGATGGTATTCCAGCTGATTCAAGAGTGGCAACAAGCGGCGTGTTCCTTAATCAAAATAGCATTACACCAGAAAAAATAGAAAAAGTGAAAAAGCTAAATGAGATTGCTCAAAACCGTGGTCAGAAATTGGTGCACATGGCACTGGCTTGGCTATTAAAAGATGAAAGAGTGACTTCTGTGTTAATTGGTGCAAGTAAACCAGCTCAGGTAACAGATGCTATTGAATGTTTAGCTAACATCAGTTTTAGTAAAGAAGAATTAAATGGAATAGAAAATATTTTAAACGGTTAA
- a CDS encoding nucleoside triphosphate pyrophosphohydrolase family protein, giving the protein MEDLKALSQVAEFHKTFKHPIVDKATIPTRERSQLRIDLIAEELKELQEAVNDNNMVEIADALCDLQYVLAGAVLEFGLASNFKTLFDEVHRSNMSKACKTVEEANDTITHYKNNGNTNAYFKEIDGLFLVYRDGDHKTLKSINYSPADLKGLLKQ; this is encoded by the coding sequence ATGGAAGATTTAAAAGCGTTAAGCCAAGTTGCAGAATTTCACAAAACCTTTAAACATCCTATAGTTGATAAGGCAACCATTCCTACAAGAGAAAGAAGCCAATTAAGGATTGATTTAATTGCTGAAGAATTAAAAGAACTTCAAGAAGCGGTTAATGATAATAACATGGTAGAAATAGCTGATGCATTATGCGATTTGCAATATGTTTTAGCTGGTGCGGTTTTAGAATTCGGCTTAGCCAGTAACTTTAAAACACTTTTTGATGAAGTGCACAGGTCTAACATGAGCAAGGCCTGTAAAACTGTAGAAGAAGCAAATGATACCATTACGCACTATAAAAACAATGGCAATACCAATGCTTATTTCAAAGAAATAGATGGCTTGTTTTTAGTTTACAGGGATGGAGACCATAAGACTTTAAAGTCTATTAATTATTCTCCGGCAGATTTAAAGGGATTGTTAAAACAATAA
- a CDS encoding glycoside hydrolase family 2 protein codes for MKLRLQLLFCLIVIASQISFAQNQRTTYNFNPGWKLYVGDVKDAEQTTFDDKSWKTITLPYAWNEDEAFKKSIEDLSTGIAWYRKHFILPAGAEAKKIFLEFEGIRQGGEFYLNGKFIGRHENGITSFGFDISSLIEKDKDNVLAVRIDNSWTYREKERNSTYQWNDKNFNANYGGISKNVRLHITGKLYQTLPLNSTLKTTGNYIYAKDFNITGKNAVIVSESQVKNETADAQNVQYEVEIKDAEGKIIKTYSSSAQNIAPGNTVILKAESLVNGLNFWSWGYGYLYTVTSRLKVNGATVDELNTKTGFRKAEFKNGMVYLNDRVLMMKGYAQRTSNEWPAVGLSVPAWLSDYSNQLMVESNANLVRWMHITPWKQDIESCDRVGLIQAMPAGDSEKDVTGTRWDQRKEVMTDAIIYNRNNPSIIFYECGNESISAEHMVEMKAIRNQYDPNGGRAIGSREMLNIDEAEYGGEMLYINKSATKPVWSMEYSRDEGLRKYWDEFSPPFHIDGAGPKYKDADASDYNRNQDSHAIENVKRWNEYYQERPGTGTRVSSGGVNIIFSDSNTHHRGEENYRRSGEVDAMRIPKDGFYAHKVMWDGWVDAKKTGIHLVGHWNYKAGTKKSVYVISAGDKAELFLNGKSLGFGEKSNGFLYTFKNVAYQAGTLKAISYDNKGLKLSETQLKTAGEPVAIKLTKMQNPTGFKADGADLALVQVEVVDAVGNRCPIALNMIKFDVTGPAEWRGGIAQGPDNYILSKQLPVEGGVNRILVRSTTTAGKINITATADGLKSTSIALETLPVVVKNGLSSQFPADGLKSNLKRGATPVAQTYQASRKAIKIVGATAGANSDKAKLSYDDNELSDWVNDGTLNTAWIKYDLEKESTISQVELKVNGFRTKAYPIRILVDGKEVFKGNTVPSLGYFTAVFKATKGKSVTIQLMGSGKESADNSKIGVEVNGKKLDDGIDRVETKSKGGLSIIETEIYEAK; via the coding sequence ATGAAACTCAGATTACAACTGCTATTTTGCCTTATCGTTATTGCAAGTCAAATCAGCTTTGCTCAAAACCAAAGAACTACTTACAATTTTAATCCAGGTTGGAAACTATATGTTGGCGATGTAAAAGACGCAGAGCAAACAACATTCGACGATAAAAGTTGGAAAACCATCACCCTACCCTACGCATGGAATGAAGATGAGGCTTTTAAAAAATCTATTGAAGATTTATCAACTGGAATTGCTTGGTACAGGAAACATTTTATTCTTCCAGCAGGTGCTGAAGCAAAAAAAATATTTTTAGAGTTTGAAGGCATTAGACAAGGTGGAGAATTTTATTTAAACGGCAAATTTATTGGCAGACACGAAAACGGCATCACATCTTTTGGTTTCGATATCAGTAGTTTAATAGAAAAAGATAAGGACAATGTGCTAGCTGTAAGGATTGACAACTCATGGACCTACAGAGAGAAAGAAAGAAACTCTACCTATCAATGGAACGATAAGAACTTCAATGCCAACTATGGTGGCATTTCTAAAAATGTTCGTTTGCATATTACAGGTAAACTTTATCAAACATTACCACTTAACTCTACCTTAAAAACTACAGGTAATTACATTTACGCCAAAGATTTTAATATCACAGGGAAAAATGCTGTAATTGTATCAGAATCTCAAGTTAAAAATGAAACTGCTGATGCTCAAAACGTTCAATATGAAGTAGAAATTAAAGATGCAGAAGGCAAAATTATTAAAACTTATAGTTCTTCTGCTCAAAACATCGCCCCTGGCAACACTGTAATATTAAAAGCCGAATCTCTAGTTAATGGATTAAACTTTTGGAGTTGGGGATACGGTTATTTATATACGGTAACTTCTCGTTTAAAGGTAAATGGTGCTACGGTTGATGAATTAAACACCAAAACAGGTTTCAGAAAGGCAGAATTTAAAAACGGAATGGTTTATTTAAACGACCGTGTTTTAATGATGAAAGGTTATGCCCAACGTACCAGTAACGAGTGGCCAGCAGTGGGTTTATCGGTACCAGCTTGGCTTAGCGATTATAGTAATCAATTAATGGTTGAAAGCAATGCCAATTTGGTTAGATGGATGCACATTACACCTTGGAAACAAGATATTGAATCTTGCGATAGAGTGGGTTTAATTCAGGCCATGCCAGCTGGCGATTCTGAAAAGGATGTAACGGGTACCAGATGGGACCAACGCAAGGAAGTAATGACAGATGCCATTATTTACAATAGAAACAATCCCAGTATCATATTCTACGAATGCGGTAACGAATCTATCAGTGCAGAACACATGGTAGAAATGAAGGCTATCAGAAATCAATACGACCCAAATGGCGGCAGAGCAATTGGTTCTAGGGAAATGCTTAACATTGATGAGGCCGAATATGGTGGTGAAATGTTATACATCAACAAAAGCGCAACTAAACCTGTTTGGTCTATGGAATATTCTAGAGATGAGGGTTTAAGGAAATATTGGGATGAGTTCTCTCCTCCATTCCACATTGATGGTGCTGGTCCGAAATATAAAGATGCCGATGCAAGCGATTATAACAGAAACCAAGATTCTCACGCCATTGAAAATGTAAAAAGATGGAATGAATATTATCAAGAAAGACCAGGTACCGGAACAAGAGTAAGTTCTGGTGGTGTAAATATCATTTTCTCTGATTCAAACACACACCACAGAGGTGAAGAAAATTACCGTAGAAGTGGTGAAGTTGATGCCATGCGTATTCCGAAAGATGGCTTTTATGCGCACAAAGTGATGTGGGACGGTTGGGTTGATGCAAAAAAAACAGGCATTCATTTAGTTGGACATTGGAATTATAAGGCAGGTACCAAAAAGAGTGTTTATGTAATTTCAGCAGGCGATAAAGCGGAACTCTTCTTAAACGGTAAATCACTAGGTTTCGGAGAAAAAAGCAATGGCTTCTTGTATACTTTCAAAAATGTAGCTTACCAAGCTGGAACCTTAAAAGCTATTTCTTACGACAATAAAGGCTTAAAATTATCTGAAACTCAATTGAAAACTGCTGGTGAGCCAGTAGCCATTAAATTAACTAAAATGCAAAACCCAACTGGCTTTAAAGCAGATGGTGCAGATTTAGCTTTGGTACAAGTTGAAGTAGTTGATGCCGTGGGTAATCGTTGCCCAATTGCTTTAAACATGATTAAATTCGATGTAACTGGTCCGGCAGAATGGCGTGGTGGTATTGCCCAAGGTCCAGACAATTATATTTTATCTAAACAATTACCGGTTGAAGGTGGTGTAAATAGAATTTTGGTTAGGTCTACTACTACTGCTGGCAAAATAAATATCACGGCAACTGCTGATGGTTTAAAATCAACTTCAATTGCATTAGAGACTTTGCCTGTAGTAGTTAAAAATGGTTTGTCAAGTCAATTTCCTGCTGATGGATTAAAATCTAACCTAAAAAGAGGTGCAACTCCTGTGGCACAAACTTATCAAGCAAGCAGAAAAGCCATTAAAATTGTTGGTGCAACTGCTGGTGCGAATAGCGATAAAGCTAAATTGAGTTACGATGATAACGAATTGAGTGATTGGGTTAACGATGGTACTTTAAATACAGCTTGGATAAAATATGATTTGGAAAAGGAAAGCACAATTAGTCAAGTTGAGTTAAAGGTAAACGGCTTTAGAACTAAAGCCTACCCTATTCGTATTTTGGTTGATGGGAAAGAAGTTTTTAAAGGAAATACAGTACCAAGCTTGGGTTATTTTACTGCAGTTTTTAAAGCAACCAAAGGTAAATCGGTTACCATACAATTAATGGGTTCTGGCAAGGAATCAGCTGATAATTCTAAAATTGGTGTAGAAGTAAATGGTAAAAAATTAGATGATGGAATTGATAGAGTTGAAACCAAATCTAAAGGTGGATTGAGTATTATTGAGACTGAAATTTACGAAGCTAAATAA